One region of Camelus bactrianus isolate YW-2024 breed Bactrian camel chromosome 22, ASM4877302v1, whole genome shotgun sequence genomic DNA includes:
- the DUSP1 gene encoding dual specificity protein phosphatase 1, whose amino-acid sequence MVMEVGSLDAGGLRTLLRERAAQCLLLDCRSFFAFNAGHIAGSVNVRFSTIVRRRAKGAMGLEHIVPNAELRGRLLAGAYHAVVLLDERSAALDGAKRDGTLALAAGALCREARGAQVFLLKGGYEAFSASCPELCSKQSTPMGLSLPLSTSVPDSAESGCSSCSTPLYDQGGPVEILPFLYLGSAYHASRKDMLDALGITALINVSANCPNHFEGHYQYKSIPVEDNHKADISSWFNEAIDFIDSIKNAGGRVFVHCQAGISRSATICLAYLMRTNRVKLDEAFEFVKQRRSIISPNFSFMGQLLQFESQVLAPHCSAEAGSPAMAVLDRGASTTTVFNFPVSIPVHPTNSALSYLQSPITTSPSC is encoded by the exons ATGGTCATGGAAGTGGGCTCCCTGGACGCCGGAGGCCTGCGGACGCTGCTGAGGGAGCGCGCGGCGCAGTGCCTGCTACTGGACTGTCGTTCCTTCTTCGCTTTCAACGCCGGCCACATCGCCGGTTCCGTCAACGTGCGCTTCAGCACCATCGTGCGGCGCCGGGCCAAGGGCGCCATGGGTCTGGAGCACATCGTGCCCAACGCGGAGCTGCGCGGCCGCCTGCTGGCGGGCGCCTACCACGCCGTGGTGCTGCTGGACGAGCGCAGCGCCGCTCTGGACGGCGCCAAGCGCGACGGCACCCTGGCCCTGGCCGCCGGCGCGCTCTGCCGCGAGGCGCGCGGCGCGCAAGTCTTCTTGCTCAAAG GAGGATATGAAGCTTTTTCGGCTTCCTGCCCGGAGCTGTGCAGCAAACAGTCGACCCCCATGGGGCTCAGCCTTCCCTTGAGTACCAGTGTCCCTGACAGCGCTGAATCGGGGTGCAGTTCCTGCAGCACCCCACTCTACGATCAG GGTGGCCCAGTGGAGATCCTGCCCTTCCTGTACCTGGGCAGTGCCTATCATGCTTCCCGCAAGGACATGCTGGATGCCTTGGGCATCACTGCCTTGATCAACGTCTCGGCCAACTGTCCCAACCATTTTGAGGGTCACTACCAGTACAAGAGCATCCCTGTGGAGGACAACCACAAAGCGGACATCAGCTCCTGGTTCAACGAGGCCATCGACTTCATAG ACTCCATCAAGAATGCCGGTGGAAGGGTGTTTGTCCACTGCCAGGCAGGCATTTCCCGATCAGCCACCATCTGCCTTGCGTACCTCATGAGGACTAACCGAGTCAAGCTGGACGAGGCCTTTGAGTTTGTGAAGCAGAGGAGAAGCATCATCTCCCCCAACTTCAGCTTCATGGGCCAGCTGCTGCAGTTTGAGTCCCAGGTCCTGGCCCCACACTGCTCGGCAGAGGCCGGGAGCCCCGCCATGGCTGTGCTCGACCGCGGCGCCTCCACCACCACTGTCTTCAACTTCCCCGTCTCCATCCCCGTCCACCCCACGAACAGTGCGCTGAGCTACCTTCAGAGCCCCATCACGACCTCTCCCAGCTGCTGA